The proteins below are encoded in one region of Ferruginibacter lapsinanis:
- a CDS encoding DUF262 domain-containing protein: MATINEQINIESHTIKWVIDSMRATRLTVDNSFQRNYVWLEKHQIKLIETILMGFPIPEIYLWQKETDAKTGDMKLSIIDGQQRLGAILDFINDEFALTSTSLDEENIKKEYTGKKFSELTDEFRNAIWEFKLSIRFVNKTIERSDVVTMFLRLNSTNMTLNPQELRNAEFEGAFIKAAAEISENPFWESHSIFNVQDLRRMNDIQFISSILMFFRLGIGEDTTQANFNKVYDLYNKEYQEKIDDQKLFYLIVAETEKIIGGDKEIERFLKKKTHLYSLFLVIYYFIKKQGGVQQKQIEQYKKFVEAYNDNEKLIAHFKDLKTQSEINEYKKLSSTGTQGKTNRMRRNDILKDILE; the protein is encoded by the coding sequence ATGGCAACAATTAACGAACAAATAAATATTGAATCCCATACTATAAAGTGGGTTATTGATTCAATGAGGGCAACTCGTTTGACAGTCGACAACAGTTTCCAACGAAATTACGTCTGGCTTGAAAAACATCAAATAAAATTGATTGAAACAATTTTAATGGGTTTCCCTATTCCTGAAATTTATTTATGGCAAAAAGAAACCGATGCTAAGACAGGAGATATGAAGTTAAGCATCATTGATGGACAACAACGACTTGGAGCAATTTTAGATTTTATCAATGATGAATTTGCTCTAACATCTACTTCACTTGATGAAGAAAATATTAAAAAGGAATATACAGGAAAAAAATTCTCGGAATTAACCGATGAGTTTAGAAATGCAATTTGGGAATTTAAATTATCAATACGTTTCGTCAATAAGACTATTGAGAGAAGTGATGTGGTTACAATGTTCCTTAGATTAAATAGCACTAATATGACATTGAATCCACAAGAACTTCGCAATGCTGAGTTTGAAGGGGCTTTTATCAAAGCAGCTGCCGAGATTTCTGAAAATCCATTTTGGGAGAGCCATTCAATATTCAATGTTCAAGATTTACGCAGGATGAATGACATCCAATTTATAAGCAGTATTCTTATGTTCTTCCGCCTAGGAATTGGAGAGGATACAACACAAGCCAATTTTAATAAGGTTTATGACCTATATAACAAAGAATATCAAGAAAAAATCGATGACCAAAAGCTATTTTACTTGATCGTTGCTGAAACTGAAAAAATAATTGGAGGTGACAAAGAGATAGAAAGGTTTCTTAAGAAGAAAACACATTTATATTCTCTTTTTTTGGTAATTTATTATTTCATAAAGAAACAAGGAGGTGTACAACAAAAACAAATTGAGCAATACAAAAAATTTGTAGAGGCATATAACGATAACGAAAAACTCATTGCACACTTTAAAGACTTGAAAACTCAATCAGAAATTAATGAATATAAAAAATTAAGTTCAACAGGAACCCAAGGCAAAACAAATCGTATGCGTAGAAA